The sequence GTACCGAAGACTCAGGTACAAATGGATTGTTTATACTGGGTGGTTCGCAGGTAGGAGAAAATAAAATGAACTTCAAAAATATGGCAGGCTTCAATTTAGCCGAAATTTATGCTTACAATTATGCGATATTAGAATCGGCGCTGAATGTAGAAATTACCTCGGGCTTATACTTCTCTGCAAATGTAAATGTAGCCGCTACTGCCAATACCTATCAAGACCTGCTAGAGCATATTACTACAGAACCTTTTGGCAATAATATCTGGGGTTATAGTTTCGGATTTAACTACGATTCGTTGCTGGGGCCAATCCAATTGATGGTTTCCGGAAATAACCAGGATGATGAATCCCGTTTTCATTTTAGTATCGGATTTCCCTTTTAATTGTAATAATGCCTGATCCGCTTATTAATTGTTGTTGTGTAAATACGACATATTCGTTTGAATTTGGCATTTTCTGCAAAATCTTTATAATTTTAGTCCCTCTCAAAAATTAACTCACTATTTTGAGCGTTTAATTTGAATAAATATTAATATCAGTATAACTAACTAAAACAAAAAATCATGAAGAATAGAAGAGAATTTCTAAGAATTTCTACGGCAGGTACAGTTGGTGTTTTGGCACTGGGAACTTATGCTTGTGGCTCGGGTGGTAAAAAACCTGCAGAACAAGCGGCAGAAGTAGTTAAGGCTGCAACAGGTATGGGACTTGGCCTGCAGCTTTATAGTATTCGCGATGCAATGACAGCGGATGCTGCCGGTTCGTTAAAGAAAATTGCCGACATGGGCTATAAATTTGTTGAGATGGCCTCATACGCCGATGGCAAATTTTATGGCGTAGCACCTAAAGAATTCCAAAAAATGGTGGAAGACAATGGAATGAAAGTAGTAAGTAGCCACACCAGTGTTGAAGCGGAAGGAATTACTACTGCCAGTGCTCAGAAAATGGCCGATGCACATGCCGAAATTGGTGTAGAGTATTGCGTTCAGCCTTGGATAGAAGAAAAAGACCGTAATATTGAATCGTATAAAAAGATGATTGCCGAGTGGAACAAAGTTGGTGAGATCATGAAAAATGTAGGTATTCAGTTTGGTTACCACAACCATAACTTCGAGTTTAAACCAACCGATGGAATGGTACCTTATTACGATGTATTCCTAAAAGAAATGGATGCCGACCTGATTACTATGGAACTGGATTGTTACTGGGCATTGAAAGCAGGTCAGGATCCTGTTGAAATGTTCAAAAAATATCCTGGACGCTTCCAGCTGCTTCACTTTAAAGGTATGGGAGAAGAGGTTGTAGAGCCGTTTTATACAGTAGACAAAGACGATATTGTTTCTGTGGGTGCCGGTGTTGCGGATTACAAAAGTATTTACGATGCTCGTGAAACTGCAGGTATGAAGTATTTATTTGTTGAAGACGACAACCAGGGTAACGGAAAACCTTTTGAAGGTGTGAAAGCAAGTATCGATAATATTAATGCGAAGCTTTTTGTTTAAGCAAACGATATTTTCACTGAAAACCGGATTCATTTGAATCCGGTTTTTTTGTACCTCTAAATGTTATTTCATCCTAAAGTTTTGCCATTTCTTAAAACGAAACACCTGCCATTTCTGTAAAGCAATTACTTTTGCATAAATGAATGAACGTTCATTTATTAATTTGAAGATATGGCACGGATTACAGATCAAACAAAAATTGAACGATTAAAACAGTCAACCATGAAATTGGTGGTTGATAATGGTTTTGGAGGTGCTTCGGTGGCATTGATTTCAAAAGATGCACAAGTTGCTTCGGGCTATTTCTACATGCACTACAAAGGGAAGTACGAACTGGTAAATACCATTTTACAAGAGGTTTACAGCGAAGTGTTCGGCATGTTCGAAAAACTAATCGGGCAGGGTGAGCCATTTCATGTAACCATTGAAAATATAATCCGCCACTTTGTTGAACTGGCAAACAAGGAGCCAATCCGGGTGAAATTTTTGTATGTGCTTACCAACGATTATAACTTCGTAATCGATAAACATATCCAGGGAAATACACAAATGCTGCTTGAAAAATTGATGGAAATGGGGCGTTCACGCAACGAATTGGACAAGACGCTAATCGTTAGTGATTTGTACCTGATATTGATAATAACCACCATTCAGTTTATCAATCAAAAATACAAATATCACGATGAGAATATTATTGCAGAAGAGGATATTCAGCACCTGCTAAAACTGATTTTTAAGTTTTTGAAATAAGCAACGCGATAGAACAAAGAAATTGATAATACAATAAAATACAGCTTACAATAATAGAAATGAAAACAATTAAACAACAGAAAACAGTTTTATTATTCCTGCTACTTCTGGTAGTAGGAATAACGGTCCACGGGCAGTCCCGGGAACAATTGTTGTCATTCGATCAGGCGATGCAAATAATGCTGGAGCAAAATCCGGCATTGTTGCGCCAAAAAGAAGAGATCAGGCAGAAAGAATTCGAGATCAAATCGAAGAAAGGTTTGCGTTTACCTCAGGTTTCATTGAATGCAACGGCAGTGGCCATGTCTGATCCTTTGCATCTCGATTTAACTCCTGTTGGTGAAGCCATCAGTCCGCTTTACGAAACACTTGGTAATTATGGTGTTTTTAGCGGTGTTCCAAATCCCGATCCGGCGACGAATACACTTTATCCTTATTTAAGTGACGACATGAGTACCGAAATTGTGCGTCAGCAATTACTTGAAGGAGGCGAAGCAATTCAAGCACACGACTGGGATGAGATTATTCAGGAAAAGAATTTTGCATTGCTGACAGCGAGTTTTGCGATGCCAATTTATGCCGGAAGCAAAATTAACGGTGCGAACCAGGCTGCCGAAGTAAACCTGGATATTAGCCAACAGGAATTGCGTCATGCCGAAGGGGTTTTGCTGACCGAACTGGTAACGCGTTATTATGGTCTTGCCCTCGGATTGCAAGTGGAAAAGCTTCGCGAAGAAATGCTGAGAAGTATGGAGAATCATTACAACGATGCAAAAAAACTATTCGATAACGGAATGATTGCTAAAGTTGAATTGCTTCATGCAGAGGTCGCGAAAAACGAGGCAGAACGAGAAGTGAAGCAAGCGGTTCGGAATGTTGAAATAATACGTACCGGCTTAAAAGCAACATTGGCTATCGATACGATGGATCAGGTTATTCCGGCCAACAATTTGTTTATCAATACCGAATTAACAGGTTTGGCCGGGTGGTTAGATCGTGCCAAAGAGTTAAACCCACAATTGAAACAAATACAGGGAAAAAAGGAGCTTGTTGAGATAAAACACCGGGTAGAGAAAAACGAGTATTTGCCAACTATTGCAGCAATGGGGAATTACAACATTGCCGATAAAAACTTTTCGCCTTACATGCCCGAGTGGGAGCTTGGAATCGGAATGAAGTGGAATGTGTTTCAGGGTATGAGCCGCAAGAATAACATACTGGCCAGCGAAACTTTGCAGAACCAGGTAGAATATGCCGAGCAAAAAGCCAACAACGATTTGGAAGCCTATTTGGTAAAGCTCTATAACGAATTGCAAATGCAGATGGAACAAAAGGAAGAACTGGAAACAACGCTCGAGTTGGCAAACGAATACCGCCAAAGTACAGAGAAAGCATTTAACGAAGGATTTGCAACTTCTACCGATGTGGTGGAGGCGAATACAAAAGTATTACAGGTAAAAACATTACGACTAAGCGTTTTATACAATTACGATGTTGCTTTGGCGAATTTCCTTCAAACAGCGGGTGTTCCCGAGCAATACATCGAATTCTCGAGTGGAGACAATACTGTAACCGAATCACTTTAAAAAGAACAAAAGCAAAAAACAAAGAATATGAACAAGAAGACCTTAAGCTCAATAGTTGTACTTGTAGCTATAGTAGCATTTATAGTATATACATTTATTGTAGTAACCAAACCCGAGCCTGTAATTCTGCAGGGAGAGGTTGAGGCTCAGCAATACAATATTGCATCGAAAGTTCCGGGGAGAATACAGAAAGTTGCTGTTGACAGGGGACAAAAAGTGAAAAAGGGCGACTTTATTTTTTCTATCGACAGCCCCGAAATTAATGCAAAACTGGCCAATGCAAATGCAGCTCGTTCGGCAGCAAGCGCACAAAGCCGCAAAGCACAAAACGGAGCACAACAAGAGGATATTACAGCAGCCTACAGCACTTACGTAAAAGCCGAAGCAGCTGCCCAGTTTGCTGAAAAAACATTTGCACGCATTCAGAATTTATATGATGAAGGAGTGGTGCCGGCACAAAAACGCGATGAGGTTGAAACGCAAATGAAAGCGGCCCGCGAAACGGCAAATGCAGCAAAAGCCATTTGGCAGAAAGCAGAAAAAGGAGCCCGCGAAGAAGATAAAGCTGCTGCCGCTGCAATGGTAAAACGTGCCGAGGCCGCCATTGCTGAGGTGGAGGCCTACCTGCAGGAAACAACAATTAATGCCATTGCCGATGGCGAAGTGTCGGGTGTAAATGTGGAGGAAGGCGAACTGGTTTCAACAGGATTTCCGGTAGTTACCCTACTCGATTTGAACGACATTTGGGTAACGCTCTACATCCGCGAAGACTATATGAATTATTTTAAAATGGGAAGTGTGTTTAAAGCAAAAATCCCCGGTCTTGACGGGCAGGAGTTCGACTTTAAAGTAAAATACATTAGCCCGTCGGCTGATTTTGCCCGTTGGAATGCAACAAAAACTTCGGGAGAGTTCGATTTAAAATCGTTTGAAGTGGAGGCGCGCCCGGTGAATAAAATCGAAGGATTACGTCCGGGAATGACAGCCGTTGTTACCTTACCCGAAACCAAATAAAATGAACGGGAAAAAGAGACATCCTATTTTTGAAGTGCTGATTCGTGAGGCCAGGCGGATTCAGCAAAATCCGGCTTATCGGTTTTTGTTGTTAATTGGGCCGATCATGGGTATTCTGCTGCTCTTTTTTATCTTTCAGCAGGGAGCCGCAAAACGCTTGCCCATTGCTTTGGTCGATCAGGATAATTCATCACTTTCCGTAAAAGTTGGAAATGCTTTAAATGCTTCACCTGATGTACAGATTGTTGCCGGAGCACCGGATCTGTTTCAGGCGCAGGAGTGGTTAAAACAAGGGCTTGTTCAGGCCATTGTTGTATTGCCCAATGAGCTGGAGAAAAAAGTATTTCAGGGAATGGAGGCTCCCGTGCCGGTTTACATCAACGGAACAAATGTAACGGTTGCCGGAGTTGTGCAACGTTCGGTTTTAACCACGCTAAATACATTTTCGGCCGGAATTCAACTAAAAAAACTGGCCCTGAATGGTAACAACGCGCAAAAAGCCATGGCCCGGGTTGTGCCTGTGAAAATTCAGAAGCATGTTTTGTTCAATCCGTATACAAATTATGCCTACTTCCTCAACTCGGCAATGATGTATTTCACCTTGTTTTTGTTTGCTTTTATGAGTTCGGTTTACACTTTCGGAAATGAACTGAAACGAGGAACAGGCTTAAGTCTTTTAGAAGCTGGAAACAACAGTGTACGCATGGCAATTGCCGGGAAACTGTTTCCGTACACCCTTATTTACTCCGGGTTCGCTATGTTAATCGCCTACCTGCTTTATGTGGTTGAAGGAATGCCGTTAAATGGCAGTTTTGTGGTTATTTTTTGCGGCCAGTTTATAACAATTCTTGCCTACCAAATGCTGGGATTGATATTTGTTGCAGTAACCAAAAACCTGCGTTTGTCGCTGTCGGTTGGTAGTGCATACATTATGATGGGAATAACATTTTCAGGACTTACTTTCCCGATAGAAGGAATGATGCCATTTGTAAAAACACTTACGGCCATCTTCCCCTTTACCTGGTGGGAGAAATTGTTTATTTCACAATCGTTACGCGGTGCACCAATAAAAGAAGCCTTGCCGTATTTATGTTACATCCTCCTGTTTATGCTGTCAGCTGTAGCGGTGTTTAAAATGTATAAGAAGAGCCTGAGCGATCCGAAATACTGGGGAAAACAATAGGAACTATGACGAAAGAGAAGAATAATATAAATAGCTTCGGATTAATGGCCATTCATTTTAAAAATGAATTGAAAGCTATTTTTTCGGATAGTGGGGCAGTGTTGATCTTAGTTGGGGCACTGTTAATCTATCCTTTGTTGTATTCGTTCGGATATTTTAACGAAGTGCTGACCGATTTGCCAATTGGTGTTGTCGATTTAGATCAAACCGCTACCAGCCGAAAGTACACCAACATGCTGGATGCCTCGCGCGATATTGAAGTATCGTATAATCCGCAAAGCCTTGAAGAGGCAGAGCAACTTTTTATGGCCAATAAAATTGATGGTGTTTTGCTAATCCCGAAAGGATTTCAGAAAAACGTACTGTCAACAAAACAGGCCGATGTTGCGGTTTACGCCGATGGCAGTTACCTGTTAAAATACAAAACGTTTTACACGGCGGCACAAACCGTGAATGCTTATTTTGGGGCAGGAGTGGGAGTACAACATTATTTGGCCGAAGGGAAATCACTGCGACAGGCAAAAGTTTCGGTTAGTCCATTGAGCATTCAAACGCACATGCTTTACATTCCCGCAGGATCCTACGGTAGTTTTATTATGCCGGGACTGATCATCATCATTATTCAACAAACCTTGCTGATTGGTATCGGAATTATGGGGGGGACTTTTTCCGAATCAAAAGCTTCGCCTTTTAAGTTACCTGAAGATAAACGCAGACGCGAAATTATTCCTTTGATATTGGGTCGGGTTGGAGCATATTTGCTCATCTCGGCATTTAATATCTGCCTTGCACTTATCATTATACACGACTGGTTCAACTATCCGGATAAAGGCCATATGCTTGATGTGCTGATGTTGCTGTTCCCGTTTTTACTGGCGGTAATTTTTTTCGGAATTGGTCTGTCAACCTTCTTTAAGCACCGCGAGTCTGCTATTGTATTTATGATGTTCTTGTCGCCGATCGCTTTATTTCTGAGTGGTATTTCGTGGCCGGTTTCGGCTATGCCTGATTGGTTGGTTGGTTTATCGAAAATTCTGCCCGGAACAACAGCAGTACCTGCCTATTTGCGTTTGCGCACAATGGGTGTAGGAATTACGGAAGTAAAATCAGAGGTGTTAATGTTGTATTTGCAGGCAGGTAGTTATGCAATTCTGACTATTGCATATTTCTATGTTCGGCTGTATGTTGGGAAAATGAGAAAGAAGCAATTGACGTAATAAAATAGAATAAAAAAAAGCTTTGATCCAATCTCGGTCAAAGCTTTTTATTTAATTCAAAATTACTTTCAATTTTAGTTTCCTGGCTTTTTTGTAAAGCCGAATTGAATTTTCAGAAACCGAAGATGGAATGTCGATTTTAACGTTCCATACCGGCCCTGTTTCTGTCAATTCCTGTTTCCCGTTTTTAAAATTCTCTTTCATCGTTTTCTGTGGCTTTTGTGCAATGTACGGAATTTTACAAATATTATGCCGAAAAACCTGGTGAGTTATCACCAGAACATTGTGAACAGTAGTATTTTAACCCGTTCCGTATTATTTATTTTACTGCTTTTATAGTGTAGCCGCGCTTTTCGATGCTTTTTTCAATTTCATCGATTGATACGGCAGAAGCATTGTATTTAACAATGGCAGTTGAATCAGCGAGTGTCACTTTTACAGTTTCAATCCCATTTAGGGTATTTACTCCCTTCACTACCGAGGTCACGCAGGCATCGCAGTGCAATCCGCCAATATCAATGGTGGCTTCAAAAATTTGCTCCGGTTGAGCAACTTCTGTGCTTTTTTGTGTTCCTGAGTTACAGGCTACAAATCCTAAAAGGACAAATAGATAAAATAGTTTTTTCATGGTATTTTTAGTTTTTTTTTATTTAATAACGGGAGCAAGTATTTGTTTATTCTCTTCGCTTGCTGCCCCCATAACTGTTTTTACTTTACTGCCCATAAATTTCGAGAAGAGTCCCGAATTCAACATCGAAATATAGGTTTTTCCATTGCGTTCGTAAACTGCAACACGACATGGCATCAATGCTGAAACAACACGCTCCTGATCACTGCTTAAAATCTGGTAAGCATGATCAGGTTTACACAGTGAAAATACTTTTACCGGTTTTACTTCAAAACCGTGTTTCTTCATGGTTGCCTGCAGATCATATAAATGTGGCATACTCCAGTTGTTATCCTTTGCCGATTGTTCAATTGCTGCAACTGTTTCGTCAAAACCCAGTTTACTTTCGTTTACCACAAACATTTGTTTGGGTAGAATAACCACAATCATTATAATGGTTAAAAGAATTCCCACAATCAAGCCGGTTAAAAACATAGTTAATCCTTTCATTATTAGTTTTATTAATTTAAACAAAGAAACAACAGACAGTAAACTTTTGTTTGATAGATTTGATTGATTGGGCTTAAAGGGGTTAAATAAAAAGGGAACCACTCAATTGAATGGTCCCCTTAAATGTATATTGAAGTTAGTTTTAATATAATCCTTCTATTGAAAGGTAACGTTCGCCATGATCGTACGAGAAGGTAAGAATTCTCGATCCTTTTGGCAGTTCGTTAATTTTTTTGGCAACGGCTGCCAACGATGCTCCCGATGAAATACCAACAAATAGGCCCTCTTCTCTTGCTGCTTTTTGCGCATATTCAAAAGCTTCGTCTTTACTAATTTCTACCGTTCCGTCAAGCAAACCGGTATTAAGGTTATTCGGAATAAAACCAGCACCAATTCCCTGAATTCCGTGTGGGCCTGGATCTTTACCTCCAATTACAGGGCTTGAATCCGGTTCAACAGCAAAAACTTTCAGGTTCGGGAATTTAGCTTTTAAAACCTCAGCTACTCCGCTTATGTGGCCACCTGTTCCAACGCCGGTAATCAGGTAATCAAAACCTTCAGGGAAATCTTTTAGAATTTCCTGCGCAGTAAAATCGCGATGTACGGCAACGTTTGCCGGGTTATTGAACTGCTGTGGTATCCATGCATTGCCCAGCTCTTTAGCCAGTTCTTCGGCCTTTGCAATGGCACCTTTCATACCCTTTTCTTTAGGTGTTAACTCCAGCTCGGCACCAAATACTTTTAGTGCTCTTCTTCTTTCCAACGACATTGATTCTGGCATGGTAAGAATTAAACGGTAACCTTTTACAGCTGCTACCAGTGCCAATCCAATTCCGGTATTTCCCGATGTGGGTTCAATTATAACCGAACCTTCTTTTAATATCCCTTTCTTTTCGGCATCCTCTACCATTGCGAGTGCAATACGGTCTTTTATACTTCCTCCGGGATTTGTTTTTTCTACTTTCACCCAAACTTCGTAATCCTCCGGATAGAGGCGGTTAAGCTTTACATGTGGCGTGTTGCCAATGGTTTCCAAAATGTTTTTTGCTTTCATCTGTTTTTAATTATTGAGTTATTTCGGTAATTATTTACTAAACAAAAAAAAGGCCTTTCCGTTCATGGAAAGGCCTTGTATAATCTTGCAATCAAGTTCAATTTAAAACACTACAACACCTTTCCCTTTTTGAAGGAAACAACAACACATCATCATATTGTTACCGGTGTTTTTCATAATGGGTGCAATATATGTAATTTTTATTTATTCTAAATAGTAAATATGAAAAAAATCATGTTTTTGACTTCTTTGTTAAGAAAATGAACTGATTTGCGGTCGATTGGATTGTAGTAAAACAAATAATCCTGCCAAAAAAGACAGGATTATCAATATCATATTTGAATATATACTAGCCTTTATATCTGAGCCATTTAACAAGCTCTTTGATATTCACCTTTTTGCCATACATCAACAATCCGATGCGGTAAATTTTGGCAGCTGCCATTATGCATACAATGGTTGTAAGTATTAGTAAACCCATTGAAAGTAATAACTCCCAAACGGGCAGATCATAGGGTACGCGGGCCATCATGGCTACCGGCGAAGTGAATGGAATTATCGAACACCAAAAAGCCAGTGGTCCCTCAGGATTTTTGGCAATAGGGAACAGCAACATGATGGAAAGAATCAACGGGAAAGTTACCGGGAAAACCATCTGCTGCGAGTCTTCATCATTGTCGACAGCGGCTCCAACCGAGCCCAGCAGCGCACTGTATAACAGGTAGCCGCCAAGGAAATAGAATACAAAAGAAAACAGGATAAGCGGCAGATTTAAATTACCTATCATTTCCATTACCTCAGTAACCTGGTTGGGTGTAGCCTGAACTGCGGCCTGATTCATCTGGCCCTGCGAGTCCATGATACTTTGTCCCATCTGTTGTGCACTTTCAGGAGAAAAGAAACTTTGTACCACTACCAAACCTATACCTCCCAAAACAACCCAAATAGCAACCTGTGTAAGGCCAACCAAAGCGGTTCCGATAATTTTACCGGCCATTAGCTGGCTAGGTTTTACTGATGAAATGATTACCTCGATAATGCGGCTTTTCTTTTCTTCCATTACGCTGCGCATAACCATGGCGCCGTACATAAACACAAAGAAATAGATAAGTAGCCCCATGGCATAACTGGCAATAAACGCCACAACCGACGAGCTTTTTTTGGTTTCGCCCGATTGTGATACCTTAAGCGTACTCAGGTTTACACTGGTTCGTGTTTTACTCAGGCGTTCTTCCAAATCGGGGATGCCCGATTCGGCAATAACTTTTTGGCGCTTGTCATTTTCGATAAAGCGGCTCAGTTTGCGCTCAATTTGTTCGGTAAGTTCAAACGGCAACTGTTTCTCCGAGAAAAGTTGTGCCTGGTTATTCGAGTAAATATCTGATGGAATGTATAGCAATCCGTAATAACCGCTGCCTTTAATGTTGGTTTTCAGGGTTGAAAATTCTTCTTTCGGGATAAAATGATAGCTGGTTGTTCCTTCTTCGCTGAATTCGCCAAGAAATAAATTCGTAGCATCGTAAACGGCAATGGTGCGTTCTTCGGTATCGTCTTTTATCGAGAAATAAATTACCAGCCCGTAAACGCCTGCAATTAAAAACGGCATAAGGATGGTTAATATGATGAACGATTTCTTTTTTACCCGTTTCAGGTATTCTTGTTTTAATATTAGTAATGTGTTGTTCATTGTGGCAAATTTAGTTTTTGTTCGACTCCTCAACAGCTTTAATAAATACATCGTTCATGCTTGGTATAAGCTCCTCGAATGCCAGTATTTCGGCTGCAGGCATAATGGCCTGCAACAATTCGTTATTCGAATTTCCGTTTAGGTACTGCACTTTCAGCGTGTTGGCTTTTTCCGACTCATCGTGACTGATGATATTATAATTGGCTCCTAATGCCTGGTCGATATTTTTAAATTCGCCCCGGTATTTAATGTCGAACATATTCGATTTGTATTTCATTCGAATTTCGTCGGTTGGCCCGTCTTCAATCTTCTTCGATTTGTTAATGAGCGCAATGTGGTCGCACAATTCCTCAACCGATCCCATGTTGTGGGTAGAGAAAATAATGGTGGCGCCTTCCGCTTTCAGGTTCAGAATTTCCTTCTTCAGTAAATTGGCATTTATTGGGTCGAAACCGCTAAATGGCTCATCAAAAATCAGCAGTTTGGGCCGATGAACTACGGTAGTAATAAACTGTACTTTTTGCTGCATTCCTTTCGACAGCTCTTCCACCTTTTTGTTCCACCAGGGCATAATATCAAATTTCTCGAACCAATGTTTCAGGTTTCTACTTGCATCGCGATGTGACATGCCTTTTAATTGGGCCAGGTAGATGGCCTGCTCACCAATCTTCATTTTTTTGTACAATCCGCGTTCTTCAGGCAGGTAACCAATTTGCGAAATATCTGCCCGGTTCATTTTTTTCCCGTTCAGAAAAATCTCGCCACTGTCGGGGGCGGTAATCTGGTTAATAATGCGGATGAGGGTGGTTTTACCCGCACCGTTGGGGCCAAGTAAGCCAAAAATACTTTGTTCTTTCACCGAAATGCTTACATCGGTTAATGCCTGTGTGTTGGCAAAAACCTTGTTCACATTGCGCGCTTCGAATAATTCCATATTGTTTTTAATTGAATAGTAAGATTTAACCCGTGCAAATTACAGGTTTGGATTTAAAATGTCTAAAGGAAAACATAAAAAA comes from uncultured Draconibacterium sp. and encodes:
- a CDS encoding DUF302 domain-containing protein, with the translated sequence MKGLTMFLTGLIVGILLTIIMIVVILPKQMFVVNESKLGFDETVAAIEQSAKDNNWSMPHLYDLQATMKKHGFEVKPVKVFSLCKPDHAYQILSSDQERVVSALMPCRVAVYERNGKTYISMLNSGLFSKFMGSKVKTVMGAASEENKQILAPVIK
- a CDS encoding efflux RND transporter periplasmic adaptor subunit, coding for MNKKTLSSIVVLVAIVAFIVYTFIVVTKPEPVILQGEVEAQQYNIASKVPGRIQKVAVDRGQKVKKGDFIFSIDSPEINAKLANANAARSAASAQSRKAQNGAQQEDITAAYSTYVKAEAAAQFAEKTFARIQNLYDEGVVPAQKRDEVETQMKAARETANAAKAIWQKAEKGAREEDKAAAAAMVKRAEAAIAEVEAYLQETTINAIADGEVSGVNVEEGELVSTGFPVVTLLDLNDIWVTLYIREDYMNYFKMGSVFKAKIPGLDGQEFDFKVKYISPSADFARWNATKTSGEFDLKSFEVEARPVNKIEGLRPGMTAVVTLPETK
- a CDS encoding TetR family transcriptional regulator — its product is MARITDQTKIERLKQSTMKLVVDNGFGGASVALISKDAQVASGYFYMHYKGKYELVNTILQEVYSEVFGMFEKLIGQGEPFHVTIENIIRHFVELANKEPIRVKFLYVLTNDYNFVIDKHIQGNTQMLLEKLMEMGRSRNELDKTLIVSDLYLILIITTIQFINQKYKYHDENIIAEEDIQHLLKLIFKFLK
- the cysK gene encoding cysteine synthase A; the encoded protein is MKAKNILETIGNTPHVKLNRLYPEDYEVWVKVEKTNPGGSIKDRIALAMVEDAEKKGILKEGSVIIEPTSGNTGIGLALVAAVKGYRLILTMPESMSLERRRALKVFGAELELTPKEKGMKGAIAKAEELAKELGNAWIPQQFNNPANVAVHRDFTAQEILKDFPEGFDYLITGVGTGGHISGVAEVLKAKFPNLKVFAVEPDSSPVIGGKDPGPHGIQGIGAGFIPNNLNTGLLDGTVEISKDEAFEYAQKAAREEGLFVGISSGASLAAVAKKINELPKGSRILTFSYDHGERYLSIEGLY
- a CDS encoding TolC family protein yields the protein MKTIKQQKTVLLFLLLLVVGITVHGQSREQLLSFDQAMQIMLEQNPALLRQKEEIRQKEFEIKSKKGLRLPQVSLNATAVAMSDPLHLDLTPVGEAISPLYETLGNYGVFSGVPNPDPATNTLYPYLSDDMSTEIVRQQLLEGGEAIQAHDWDEIIQEKNFALLTASFAMPIYAGSKINGANQAAEVNLDISQQELRHAEGVLLTELVTRYYGLALGLQVEKLREEMLRSMENHYNDAKKLFDNGMIAKVELLHAEVAKNEAEREVKQAVRNVEIIRTGLKATLAIDTMDQVIPANNLFINTELTGLAGWLDRAKELNPQLKQIQGKKELVEIKHRVEKNEYLPTIAAMGNYNIADKNFSPYMPEWELGIGMKWNVFQGMSRKNNILASETLQNQVEYAEQKANNDLEAYLVKLYNELQMQMEQKEELETTLELANEYRQSTEKAFNEGFATSTDVVEANTKVLQVKTLRLSVLYNYDVALANFLQTAGVPEQYIEFSSGDNTVTESL
- a CDS encoding heavy metal-associated domain-containing protein, producing MKKLFYLFVLLGFVACNSGTQKSTEVAQPEQIFEATIDIGGLHCDACVTSVVKGVNTLNGIETVKVTLADSTAIVKYNASAVSIDEIEKSIEKRGYTIKAVK
- a CDS encoding sugar phosphate isomerase/epimerase translates to MKNRREFLRISTAGTVGVLALGTYACGSGGKKPAEQAAEVVKAATGMGLGLQLYSIRDAMTADAAGSLKKIADMGYKFVEMASYADGKFYGVAPKEFQKMVEDNGMKVVSSHTSVEAEGITTASAQKMADAHAEIGVEYCVQPWIEEKDRNIESYKKMIAEWNKVGEIMKNVGIQFGYHNHNFEFKPTDGMVPYYDVFLKEMDADLITMELDCYWALKAGQDPVEMFKKYPGRFQLLHFKGMGEEVVEPFYTVDKDDIVSVGAGVADYKSIYDARETAGMKYLFVEDDNQGNGKPFEGVKASIDNINAKLFV
- a CDS encoding ABC transporter permease, which translates into the protein MNNTLLILKQEYLKRVKKKSFIILTILMPFLIAGVYGLVIYFSIKDDTEERTIAVYDATNLFLGEFSEEGTTSYHFIPKEEFSTLKTNIKGSGYYGLLYIPSDIYSNNQAQLFSEKQLPFELTEQIERKLSRFIENDKRQKVIAESGIPDLEERLSKTRTSVNLSTLKVSQSGETKKSSSVVAFIASYAMGLLIYFFVFMYGAMVMRSVMEEKKSRIIEVIISSVKPSQLMAGKIIGTALVGLTQVAIWVVLGGIGLVVVQSFFSPESAQQMGQSIMDSQGQMNQAAVQATPNQVTEVMEMIGNLNLPLILFSFVFYFLGGYLLYSALLGSVGAAVDNDEDSQQMVFPVTFPLILSIMLLFPIAKNPEGPLAFWCSIIPFTSPVAMMARVPYDLPVWELLLSMGLLILTTIVCIMAAAKIYRIGLLMYGKKVNIKELVKWLRYKG
- a CDS encoding ABC transporter permease, which produces MNGKKRHPIFEVLIREARRIQQNPAYRFLLLIGPIMGILLLFFIFQQGAAKRLPIALVDQDNSSLSVKVGNALNASPDVQIVAGAPDLFQAQEWLKQGLVQAIVVLPNELEKKVFQGMEAPVPVYINGTNVTVAGVVQRSVLTTLNTFSAGIQLKKLALNGNNAQKAMARVVPVKIQKHVLFNPYTNYAYFLNSAMMYFTLFLFAFMSSVYTFGNELKRGTGLSLLEAGNNSVRMAIAGKLFPYTLIYSGFAMLIAYLLYVVEGMPLNGSFVVIFCGQFITILAYQMLGLIFVAVTKNLRLSLSVGSAYIMMGITFSGLTFPIEGMMPFVKTLTAIFPFTWWEKLFISQSLRGAPIKEALPYLCYILLFMLSAVAVFKMYKKSLSDPKYWGKQ
- a CDS encoding ABC transporter permease yields the protein MTKEKNNINSFGLMAIHFKNELKAIFSDSGAVLILVGALLIYPLLYSFGYFNEVLTDLPIGVVDLDQTATSRKYTNMLDASRDIEVSYNPQSLEEAEQLFMANKIDGVLLIPKGFQKNVLSTKQADVAVYADGSYLLKYKTFYTAAQTVNAYFGAGVGVQHYLAEGKSLRQAKVSVSPLSIQTHMLYIPAGSYGSFIMPGLIIIIIQQTLLIGIGIMGGTFSESKASPFKLPEDKRRREIIPLILGRVGAYLLISAFNICLALIIIHDWFNYPDKGHMLDVLMLLFPFLLAVIFFGIGLSTFFKHRESAIVFMMFLSPIALFLSGISWPVSAMPDWLVGLSKILPGTTAVPAYLRLRTMGVGITEVKSEVLMLYLQAGSYAILTIAYFYVRLYVGKMRKKQLT